Proteins co-encoded in one Rhodospirillaceae bacterium genomic window:
- a CDS encoding AsmA family protein codes for MKKLLKISGILVGLIVLVLVGGGIYLSTMDFNQYKGLVAEQAKAATGRDLKIEGDLNLEISLTPRLAVEGVSFANASWGSRPQMVTVKKFAAEISLMPLLSGNIKVNQIILEGVDLLAEKDKSGKANWELGAAPKKAAAPAAKGGPAALPVVNNVSIKDVKITYKDAQAGQDYALGLDAVKGGAMQLATAVT; via the coding sequence ATGAAAAAACTGCTCAAAATTTCTGGCATTTTGGTTGGGCTGATTGTTTTAGTCCTCGTCGGTGGGGGAATTTATCTCTCAACCATGGACTTCAATCAGTACAAGGGATTGGTGGCAGAGCAAGCCAAGGCAGCGACGGGTCGCGATTTGAAGATTGAGGGCGATCTTAATCTTGAGATTTCTCTGACCCCCCGGCTTGCAGTTGAAGGCGTATCCTTCGCCAACGCATCGTGGGGATCGCGCCCACAGATGGTGACGGTCAAGAAGTTCGCGGCAGAGATTTCGCTGATGCCCTTGCTATCGGGCAATATCAAGGTGAACCAGATCATTTTGGAAGGCGTTGATCTTCTTGCGGAAAAAGATAAATCCGGCAAAGCCAATTGGGAACTGGGCGCAGCACCGAAGAAAGCTGCCGCTCCAGCAGCCAAGGGCGGTCCAGCCGCCCTGCCAGTCGTCAACAATGTCAGCATCAAAGACGTGAAGATTACATACAAGGACGCACAGGCAGGCCAAGATTATGCGCTCGGGTTGGATGCGGTGAAAGGGGGGGCGATGCAACTAGCAACTGCAGTTACATAG
- a CDS encoding SulP family inorganic anion transporter — MSKSDSISPYFKPPTVKTAFPFINWIVQVNRQTLVADLLAALTGAVVVLPQGVAFAMIAGLPPQYGLYTAIIVPIVAALFGSSLHLVSGPTTAISIVVFGVVSTLAQPGSTEFITLAFALTLMAGVYQLIFGIVKLGQLANFVSHAVVIGFTAGAAILIAASQLKNVMGIDIPQTTSFISGVLELFSHVLSTNVYALIIAVPTLFTAIIVHKFYPRLPHLLIAIVVGSVIGILLDAPSHGVAMVGELPDDLPPFAVPEISLATIRDLAPGALAVAVLGLIEAVSIARSIASQSHQRIDANQEFVGQGLSNIVGSFFSCYAGSGSFTRSGINYSAGAKTPVAAILAAVFLALMLVFVAPLAAYLPIPAMGAVIFLVAYSLIDFRNIKIILGVSRSDGAVLVVTFCATLLLDLEFAIFAGVLLSLVIYLNHTAHPRVSSIIPNPDASPRRFESVATHSNRRCPQLDVLDVSGSIFFGSSDAIFQRIQVIYKRKPSYRHILIVADSVSLIDVSGAEMLVEVAEVLRERGGGLYISGLGLEDRAFLKRGGYLQEIGRKNVFYNKKRALPAIIDRLNLEQCAICQRRIFLECPEF, encoded by the coding sequence ATGTCTAAATCGGATTCAATATCACCCTATTTTAAGCCGCCGACGGTAAAGACCGCATTCCCGTTTATTAACTGGATCGTGCAGGTTAACCGTCAGACGCTGGTCGCTGATTTATTGGCGGCCTTAACAGGGGCGGTTGTGGTTCTGCCCCAAGGCGTCGCCTTTGCAATGATTGCGGGATTGCCACCCCAATACGGGTTATACACGGCGATAATTGTGCCGATCGTTGCAGCCCTTTTCGGGTCTTCTTTGCACCTTGTTTCAGGTCCAACGACGGCCATCTCCATCGTTGTTTTTGGCGTCGTATCGACTTTGGCGCAACCGGGATCGACCGAGTTCATCACTCTGGCGTTTGCCCTGACGCTTATGGCCGGGGTTTATCAGCTTATCTTTGGCATCGTTAAGTTAGGCCAACTGGCGAATTTTGTATCCCATGCCGTGGTTATTGGGTTCACCGCAGGGGCGGCAATTTTGATTGCAGCAAGCCAACTTAAAAATGTCATGGGAATTGATATTCCTCAGACGACTTCTTTCATATCCGGCGTGCTCGAACTTTTTAGTCATGTGCTTTCCACCAACGTTTACGCATTGATAATTGCCGTTCCGACGCTGTTTACCGCGATCATCGTGCACAAGTTCTACCCGCGCCTGCCGCATCTGCTTATCGCGATCGTCGTCGGCAGCGTTATTGGAATTTTGTTGGACGCACCCAGCCATGGTGTTGCGATGGTGGGCGAATTGCCGGACGATTTGCCGCCCTTTGCAGTCCCGGAGATTTCGTTGGCGACGATTAGGGATTTGGCACCAGGTGCCTTAGCGGTTGCAGTCTTGGGGCTTATTGAGGCGGTTTCCATTGCGAGGTCGATTGCCAGTCAGTCGCATCAGCGGATCGACGCCAATCAGGAATTTGTCGGTCAGGGATTATCCAACATCGTCGGCAGCTTTTTTTCCTGTTATGCGGGGTCGGGTTCTTTTACCCGTTCCGGAATTAACTATAGCGCTGGGGCTAAGACCCCCGTTGCCGCCATCCTCGCCGCGGTGTTTCTTGCACTCATGCTGGTGTTCGTGGCCCCGCTTGCGGCATATCTGCCGATCCCGGCAATGGGGGCGGTTATTTTTCTGGTCGCTTATAGCCTGATCGATTTCCGGAATATAAAAATCATTTTGGGGGTCAGCCGCTCTGATGGCGCTGTATTGGTCGTGACATTTTGTGCGACTCTGCTGCTGGATTTGGAATTCGCGATATTCGCCGGTGTTCTGCTATCGCTGGTAATTTATTTAAATCATACGGCCCATCCGCGGGTTTCCAGCATCATACCCAATCCAGATGCCTCACCGCGACGTTTTGAATCAGTGGCAACCCATTCAAACCGACGTTGCCCCCAACTGGACGTGCTTGATGTCAGCGGATCGATCTTTTTCGGATCGAGCGACGCCATATTCCAACGCATTCAGGTGATCTATAAGCGGAAGCCATCCTATCGCCATATTTTGATTGTCGCTGATAGTGTCAGCCTGATTGATGTTTCCGGTGCTGAGATGTTGGTCGAAGTCGCAGAGGTCCTGCGCGAAAGAGGTGGAGGGCTCTACATCTCAGGATTAGGGCTTGAAGACCGTGCTTTTTTAAAACGCGGCGGATATTTGCAAGAAATTGGTCGGAAAAATGTCTTCTACAACAAAAAGCGCGCCCTGCCGGCGATTATTGACCGCCTCAATCTGGAGCAATGCGCAATTTGCCAACGCAGGATATTTCTGGAGTGTCCTGAGTTTTAA